From the Methylobacterium currus genome, one window contains:
- a CDS encoding protein-glutamate methylesterase/protein-glutamine glutaminase has protein sequence MPATAPIRVLVVDDSASVRQTLCQILATAPDIAVLGTAADPFVAARRIQEEVPDVIILDLEMPRMDGLTFLRKIMAQRPIPVIVCSTLTEAGSRMLFDVLEAGAVDVLPKPRIDTRQFLVESSVRVCDAVRAAARSRLRPRRSVRRTVEAKLSADAILPPPVATRRVAGTEPIVCIGASTGGTEALRDVLELLPAESPGIVVVQHMPEHFTAAFARRLDGLCAIAVKEAENGDAVLPGRALIAPGGRHLLVQRAAGTYSVVVKDGPLVSRHRPSVDVMFRSAAQAAGANALGILMTGMGDDGANGLLEMRRAGAQTIAQDEESCVVFGMPKEAIERGAAAKVVPLDRIHQEILRFGAAQPISRTA, from the coding sequence ATGCCCGCGACCGCCCCGATCCGCGTCCTCGTCGTGGATGACTCGGCCTCCGTCCGGCAGACGCTCTGCCAGATCCTCGCTACGGCGCCCGACATCGCGGTCCTGGGCACGGCCGCCGATCCCTTCGTGGCGGCGCGGCGCATCCAGGAGGAGGTGCCCGACGTCATCATCCTCGACCTCGAGATGCCGCGCATGGACGGCCTCACCTTCCTGCGCAAGATCATGGCGCAGCGGCCGATCCCGGTGATCGTCTGCTCGACGCTGACCGAGGCGGGATCGCGCATGCTCTTCGACGTGCTGGAGGCGGGCGCCGTCGACGTGCTGCCGAAGCCCAGGATTGACACGCGCCAGTTCCTGGTCGAATCCTCCGTGCGGGTCTGCGACGCGGTGCGGGCCGCCGCCCGCTCGCGCCTGCGCCCGCGGCGCTCGGTCCGCCGGACCGTCGAGGCCAAGCTGTCGGCGGACGCGATCCTGCCGCCGCCGGTCGCAACCCGCCGCGTGGCCGGGACGGAGCCGATCGTCTGCATCGGCGCCTCGACCGGCGGCACCGAGGCCCTGCGCGACGTGCTGGAGCTTCTGCCGGCCGAGTCGCCCGGCATCGTCGTCGTGCAGCACATGCCGGAGCACTTCACCGCCGCCTTCGCCCGCCGCCTCGACGGGCTTTGCGCCATCGCCGTCAAGGAGGCGGAGAACGGCGATGCGGTGCTGCCCGGCCGCGCCCTGATCGCGCCGGGCGGGCGGCACCTGCTGGTCCAGCGCGCGGCCGGGACCTACTCGGTCGTGGTCAAGGACGGCCCGCTCGTCTCGCGCCACCGCCCGTCCGTCGACGTGATGTTCCGCTCGGCGGCCCAGGCCGCGGGGGCCAACGCGCTCGGCATCCTGATGACCGGCATGGGCGACGACGGCGCCAACGGCCTCCTGGAGATGCGCCGCGCCGGCGCCCAGACGATCGCCCAGGACGAGGAGAGCTGCGTCGTGTTCGGGATGCCCAAGGAGGCGATCGAGCGGGGCGCGGCGGCCAAGGTGGTGCCGCTCGATCGCATCCACCAGGAGATCCTGCGCTTCGGCGCGGCCCAGCCCATCAGCCGGACCGCGTGA
- a CDS encoding CheR family methyltransferase produces the protein MPLSPTPLPLTSQQLSERYFRSIAEVIEERVGIQLPPSKRTMVEGRLRKRVRALQLESLDAYARHLFDEGRLADEFVHLVDCVTTNKTDFFREPAHFDLLRETLVPRLCTLPAHRGERPLLKVWSAAASTGAEAYTLAMVLQDMIAAGHPFAYAILGTDVSTEVLRSAMDGIYSDEMLAAVPPESRRRYVMTARDPARQVGRIVPELRRRVRFRHLNLMDERYSVDRDVDVIFCRNVLIYFDRPTQKAVLGRLASHLRPGGYLAVGHSESMSVAGVPGLTQVTSTVFRR, from the coding sequence GTGCCCCTCTCCCCCACGCCCCTCCCCCTCACGTCGCAGCAGCTGAGCGAGCGTTACTTCCGGTCGATCGCCGAAGTCATCGAGGAGCGCGTCGGCATCCAGCTGCCGCCCTCCAAGCGCACGATGGTGGAGGGGCGCCTGCGCAAGCGCGTGCGGGCTCTCCAGCTCGAGAGCCTGGACGCCTATGCCCGTCACCTCTTCGACGAGGGGCGGCTGGCGGACGAGTTCGTGCACCTCGTCGATTGCGTGACGACCAACAAGACCGACTTCTTCCGCGAGCCGGCGCATTTCGACCTCCTGCGCGAGACGCTGGTGCCGCGGCTCTGCACCCTTCCCGCCCATCGCGGCGAGCGTCCGCTCCTCAAGGTCTGGAGTGCCGCCGCCTCCACCGGGGCCGAGGCCTACACCCTGGCGATGGTCCTGCAGGACATGATCGCGGCGGGCCACCCCTTCGCCTACGCGATCCTCGGCACCGACGTCTCGACGGAGGTCCTGCGGTCCGCCATGGACGGGATCTACTCCGACGAGATGCTCGCCGCGGTGCCGCCGGAATCCCGGCGCCGCTACGTCATGACGGCCCGCGACCCCGCCCGGCAGGTCGGCCGGATCGTGCCCGAGCTGCGCCGCCGGGTCCGCTTCCGCCACCTCAACCTCATGGACGAGCGCTATTCCGTCGACCGCGACGTCGACGTCATCTTCTGCCGCAACGTGCTGATCTACTTCGACCGGCCGACGCAGAAGGCGGTGCTCGGACGGCTCGCCAGCCACCTGCGCCCGGGCGGCTACCTGGCCGTGGGCCATTCCGAATCGATGTCCGTTGCCGGCGTACCGGGTCTGACCCAGGTGACGTCAACGGTCTTTCGCCGCTGA
- a CDS encoding chemotaxis protein CheW gives MSSVWQYLTLGLGRETFGIDIENVQEILDYRVPASLPQAPAFLVGMIDVRGQSYPVVDLRTKLGLPPEEPTPATRIILLNVPMAERTMRVGFVADRVFEVTELDRAEMEAAPEVGGRWRSSYIAGIGRRGDAFVVVFDLARLMAGDEPALAGPALAA, from the coding sequence ATGTCGAGTGTGTGGCAATATCTGACCCTCGGTCTCGGGCGCGAGACCTTCGGGATCGACATCGAGAACGTCCAGGAGATCCTGGATTACCGCGTGCCCGCGTCGCTGCCGCAGGCACCCGCCTTCCTCGTCGGCATGATCGACGTGCGCGGCCAGAGCTATCCGGTGGTCGACCTGCGGACCAAGCTCGGCCTGCCGCCGGAGGAACCGACGCCGGCGACCCGGATCATCCTGCTCAACGTGCCGATGGCGGAGCGCACGATGCGGGTCGGCTTCGTGGCCGACCGGGTCTTCGAGGTGACGGAGCTCGACCGCGCCGAGATGGAGGCCGCCCCCGAGGTCGGCGGACGCTGGCGCTCCAGCTACATCGCCGGCATCGGCCGGCGCGGCGACGCCTTCGTGGTCGTATTCGACCTCGCGCGCCTGATGGCGGGCGACGAGCCGGCTCTCGCCGGTCCTGCTTTGGCGGCCTGA
- a CDS encoding methyl-accepting chemotaxis protein, whose translation MSLFVGMKSSSKTRVALDEIHRLGQVMASGNLSARADLETATGDARAILVAVNGLLEAATRPALSFGDCIGRMSSEHDKGDIDVFVPVDRFSGDFAVMAQGVNQMVAGHIAVKKKAMACVKALGEGDFNAPLEAFPGKKAFINDTIETLRGNLKRLIADMNRMSSEHDKGDIDVFVPVDRFSGDFAVMAQGINQMVAGHIAVKKKAMACVKAFGEGDFNAPLEAFPGKKAFINDTIETLRTNLRSITAEIQHLITASTAGRLSERGDASQYVGDFAKLVLGINGMLDAIILPIMEGNRVLSLVSSGDLTQRVDIECEGDHQRMKEAVNALVDSLTTFAVNVADAAGKVAGGSQELSASAEQLSQGSTEQAASTEEASASMEEMAANVKQNAENAGQTETIARQSAKDAEASGVAVGRAVEAMQTIAQKITIVQEIARQTDLLALNAAVEAARAGEHGRGFAVVASEVRKLAERSQTAAAEIGTLSIDTVKAAQAAGDMLGRLVPDIKRTAALVEEISAACREQDVGSGQINQAIQQLDKVTQQNASASEQVSATSEELAAQAETLQATIAYFRIEGGEPSVGRSRPANGRVDGAVSQLRATASRMAAPSAVVKSPARAPAKRVAAGRPAPRSLGGGFVLDMGEGDEHDADFTRVS comes from the coding sequence ATGTCTCTCTTCGTAGGGATGAAAAGTTCATCCAAGACACGGGTGGCCCTGGACGAGATACATCGGCTGGGGCAGGTGATGGCCAGCGGCAACCTGTCTGCGCGAGCCGATCTGGAGACGGCAACAGGAGATGCGAGGGCGATCCTGGTCGCCGTCAACGGGCTGCTCGAAGCCGCGACACGTCCGGCCCTCTCGTTCGGCGACTGCATCGGCCGGATGTCGTCCGAGCATGACAAGGGCGATATCGACGTGTTCGTTCCGGTCGACCGCTTCAGCGGCGATTTCGCCGTGATGGCGCAGGGCGTCAACCAGATGGTCGCCGGCCACATCGCCGTGAAGAAGAAGGCGATGGCCTGCGTCAAGGCGTTGGGAGAGGGCGATTTCAATGCGCCTCTCGAGGCGTTTCCGGGCAAGAAAGCCTTCATCAACGACACGATCGAGACGCTGAGAGGCAATCTCAAGCGCCTGATCGCGGACATGAACCGCATGTCGTCCGAGCACGACAAGGGCGATATCGACGTGTTCGTTCCGGTCGATCGCTTCAGCGGCGACTTCGCCGTGATGGCGCAGGGCATCAACCAGATGGTCGCCGGCCACATCGCCGTGAAGAAGAAGGCGATGGCCTGCGTCAAAGCGTTCGGAGAGGGCGATTTCAATGCGCCTCTCGAGGCATTCCCCGGCAAGAAAGCCTTCATCAACGACACGATCGAGACGCTGCGCACCAATCTCCGATCGATCACCGCCGAAATCCAGCACCTGATAACAGCCTCTACGGCGGGTCGCCTCAGCGAAAGAGGCGATGCCAGCCAATATGTCGGGGATTTTGCCAAGCTCGTGCTCGGCATCAACGGGATGCTCGACGCCATCATCCTGCCGATCATGGAGGGCAACCGCGTCCTCAGCCTCGTCAGCTCCGGCGACCTGACACAGCGTGTCGACATCGAATGCGAGGGTGACCATCAGCGCATGAAAGAGGCGGTCAACGCGCTGGTCGACAGCCTGACGACCTTCGCCGTCAATGTCGCGGATGCGGCCGGCAAGGTTGCGGGTGGCAGCCAGGAGCTGTCGGCCTCGGCCGAGCAGCTGTCGCAGGGCTCGACCGAGCAGGCCGCCTCGACCGAGGAGGCCTCGGCCTCGATGGAGGAGATGGCCGCCAACGTGAAGCAGAACGCCGAGAATGCCGGCCAGACCGAGACCATCGCCCGCCAATCGGCCAAGGACGCCGAGGCGAGCGGCGTGGCGGTGGGCCGTGCCGTCGAGGCGATGCAGACCATCGCCCAGAAGATCACCATCGTGCAGGAGATCGCCCGCCAGACCGACCTGCTGGCGCTCAACGCCGCCGTCGAGGCGGCGCGGGCCGGCGAGCACGGCCGGGGCTTTGCGGTGGTGGCTTCCGAGGTGAGGAAGCTCGCCGAGCGGTCGCAGACGGCGGCGGCGGAGATCGGGACGTTGTCGATCGACACCGTGAAGGCGGCGCAGGCGGCGGGCGACATGCTGGGCCGTCTGGTGCCGGACATCAAGCGGACGGCGGCCCTGGTGGAGGAGATCTCGGCGGCGTGCCGGGAGCAGGATGTGGGGTCCGGGCAGATCAACCAGGCGATCCAGCAGCTCGACAAGGTGACGCAGCAGAACGCGTCGGCGTCGGAGCAGGTGTCGGCGACGTCGGAGGAGCTGGCGGCGCAGGCCGAGACGTTGCAGGCGACGATCGCCTATTTCCGGATCGAGGGGGGCGAGCCCTCCGTGGGGCGGTCGCGGCCAGCGAACGGGCGCGTGGACGGAGCCGTGTCGCAGCTGCGGGCCACGGCGTCCCGGATGGCCGCTCCCTCGGCGGTGGTGAAGTCGCCGGCCCGGGCCCCGGCCAAGCGGGTCGCGGCGGGCCGGCCGGCGCCGAGATCGCTCGGCGGGGGCTTTGTCCTCGACATGGGCGAGGGTGACGAGCACGACGCCGACTTTACCCGCGTCTCCTGA